One region of Thermococcus sp. genomic DNA includes:
- a CDS encoding coiled-coil protein, which produces MQVKVDPEEIKRIKREIEALEKERNEIRAKLEELEKELQIWVQKRDEKNNEVKQLRQKGREYKAKRDEINQQIQELKKNREEINAKLDLLYQEILEYRTKRDEYNQLRRLKMPPEKIQERIEKLEWELQTNPNITPEREKQIVDQIQVLATELEIIQQAQRFHNKLQETRKKVDQLKKARRAISMEIQKLANQSQQFHEQMIKAFNQADEVKKEADEYHAKVVELREKMREVRRELREIEKKIREYDERHKELIAYRLVARMRSKKDASFEKAVEALEKFKRGEKLTLDELLLLQRYNLV; this is translated from the coding sequence ATGCAAGTGAAAGTGGATCCAGAGGAAATTAAGAGGATCAAGAGGGAGATTGAGGCCCTTGAAAAGGAGAGAAATGAGATAAGGGCCAAACTGGAGGAGCTTGAGAAGGAGCTTCAAATCTGGGTTCAGAAGAGGGACGAAAAGAACAACGAGGTAAAACAGCTCCGCCAGAAGGGGCGCGAGTATAAAGCCAAGAGGGATGAAATCAACCAGCAGATACAGGAGCTCAAGAAGAACCGCGAGGAGATAAACGCGAAGCTCGACCTCCTCTACCAGGAGATACTCGAGTACAGGACGAAGAGGGACGAGTACAACCAGCTCCGCAGGCTCAAGATGCCACCCGAGAAGATACAGGAGCGCATAGAGAAGCTGGAGTGGGAGCTCCAGACCAACCCGAACATAACCCCTGAGAGGGAGAAGCAGATAGTCGACCAGATACAGGTTCTGGCGACCGAGCTTGAGATAATCCAGCAGGCCCAGAGGTTCCACAACAAGCTCCAGGAGACCCGGAAGAAGGTTGACCAGCTCAAGAAGGCCAGGAGGGCCATAAGCATGGAGATACAGAAGCTCGCAAACCAGAGCCAGCAGTTCCACGAGCAGATGATAAAGGCCTTCAACCAGGCCGACGAGGTCAAGAAGGAGGCCGACGAGTACCACGCCAAGGTCGTCGAGCTGCGCGAGAAGATGAGGGAGGTCAGAAGGGAGCTCCGCGAGATCGAGAAGAAGATAAGGGAGTACGACGAGAGGCACAAGGAGCTCATAGCCTACAGGCTCGTCGCCAGGATGCGCTCCAAGAAGGACGCCAGCTTCGAAAAGGCGGTTGAAGCCCTTGAGAAGTTCAAGCGCGGCGAGAAGCTCACCCTTGACGAGCTGCTGCTCCTCCAGAGGTACAACCTCGTCTGA
- a CDS encoding ATP-dependent Clp protease proteolytic subunit, protein MADATTGFFGSLLWWLFFMYLLLWPQMQYRSLQLARAKILKRLSEKRGSTVITMIHRQESVGLFGIPFYKFISIEDSEEVLRAIRAAPKDKPIDLIIHTPGGLVLAATQIAKALHDHPAETRVIVPHYAMSGGTLIALAADKIIMDPHAVLGPVDPQLGQYPGPSIVRAVERKGVDKVDDQTLILADVAEKAIKQVRDFVYSILKDRYGEEKARELAQVLTEGRWTHDYPITYEHAKELGLHVETSVPEEVYALMELYRQPTKQRGTVEFMPYTQKGESS, encoded by the coding sequence ATGGCTGACGCAACCACCGGATTCTTCGGCTCGCTGCTGTGGTGGCTGTTCTTCATGTACCTGCTCCTCTGGCCCCAGATGCAGTACCGGAGCCTGCAGCTGGCCAGGGCCAAGATACTGAAGAGGCTCTCGGAAAAGCGGGGCTCAACCGTGATAACGATGATCCACAGGCAGGAAAGCGTCGGGCTCTTCGGCATACCGTTCTACAAGTTCATAAGCATCGAGGACAGCGAAGAGGTTCTTAGGGCCATCCGCGCGGCCCCCAAGGACAAGCCGATAGACCTCATAATACACACCCCGGGCGGATTGGTCCTAGCCGCCACACAGATAGCGAAGGCACTTCACGACCACCCGGCAGAGACGAGGGTTATCGTCCCACACTACGCCATGAGCGGCGGAACGCTCATCGCCCTCGCCGCAGACAAGATAATAATGGACCCTCACGCGGTTCTGGGACCTGTTGACCCTCAGCTTGGCCAGTATCCCGGACCAAGCATCGTCAGGGCCGTCGAGAGGAAGGGCGTTGACAAGGTGGACGACCAGACACTCATTCTGGCAGACGTGGCAGAGAAGGCCATCAAGCAGGTACGGGACTTCGTTTACAGCATATTGAAAGACAGATACGGGGAGGAGAAGGCCAGAGAGCTTGCCCAGGTACTCACCGAAGGCCGGTGGACCCACGACTACCCGATAACCTACGAACACGCCAAGGAGCTCGGCCTCCACGTCGAGACCAGTGTCCCGGAGGAAGTCTATGCCCTTATGGAACTCTACAGGCAGCCAACAAAGCAGAGGGGCACAGTGGAGTTCATGCCATACACCCAGAAGGGAGAGAGTTCCTGA
- a CDS encoding NAD(P)/FAD-dependent oxidoreductase, translated as MRSEYDVVVIGGGPAGLAAAIKAKELGMSVLLIENREFLGGVPMQCVHPGFGLHYFKEDLTGTEFIHRIIKRFRELEVEYYTNAHVLEIVPYSYRHKILRVVTEEGLFDVRAKTVIYAAGARERHMFEIGITGHRVAGIYTAGEAQTMMDIYGIMPGKEIVIVGSGDVGLIMARRFTLEGAHVKAVIELMPYPGGLTRNVVQCLEDFGIPLYLSHAVTRVEGKKRVERVIVTKVDENLRPIPGTEESIDCDTVVLAAGLVPYLRVIERAGVEIDPATKGPVVNSYLETSVPGIFVAGNALVINDLVDYVVEQGEEAAVGAYEFVKNDGLPALKWRRLVKGRNIRLAVPHYLADTKDVTIYARVAEPEENVKLRFPEIGKEIRLPFVRPSEMIRVRLKREEIARAKDRITMEVVRDE; from the coding sequence ATGAGGAGTGAGTACGACGTCGTTGTCATTGGAGGCGGGCCCGCCGGTCTGGCCGCTGCGATAAAGGCAAAGGAACTGGGGATGAGCGTCCTTCTCATCGAGAACAGGGAATTCCTCGGCGGTGTCCCGATGCAGTGCGTGCACCCGGGCTTCGGGCTCCACTACTTCAAGGAAGACCTGACCGGAACGGAGTTCATACACCGCATAATCAAGCGGTTCAGGGAGCTGGAGGTCGAGTACTACACGAACGCCCACGTCCTTGAGATAGTGCCGTACTCCTACAGGCACAAGATCCTCCGGGTGGTGACGGAGGAGGGGCTCTTCGATGTCAGGGCAAAGACCGTCATCTACGCAGCGGGCGCAAGGGAGAGGCACATGTTCGAGATAGGGATAACCGGGCACAGGGTTGCCGGAATATACACCGCCGGGGAAGCCCAGACCATGATGGACATCTACGGCATAATGCCCGGGAAGGAGATAGTCATAGTGGGTTCGGGCGACGTCGGACTCATAATGGCGAGAAGGTTCACCCTTGAGGGCGCCCACGTCAAGGCGGTTATAGAGCTCATGCCCTACCCCGGGGGACTGACCAGAAACGTCGTCCAGTGCCTTGAGGACTTCGGGATCCCACTCTACCTGAGTCACGCCGTAACGAGGGTTGAAGGAAAGAAAAGGGTCGAGAGGGTCATCGTGACGAAGGTTGACGAGAACCTCAGGCCAATCCCCGGAACAGAGGAGAGCATAGATTGCGACACCGTCGTTCTAGCGGCGGGCCTTGTCCCGTACCTCAGGGTCATAGAGAGGGCAGGTGTGGAGATAGACCCTGCCACCAAGGGGCCGGTCGTCAACAGCTACCTGGAAACCAGCGTCCCGGGAATCTTCGTCGCAGGGAACGCCCTCGTCATCAATGACCTCGTTGACTACGTCGTCGAGCAGGGAGAGGAGGCCGCCGTGGGAGCGTACGAGTTCGTCAAAAACGATGGCCTGCCCGCGCTTAAATGGAGAAGGCTCGTGAAAGGAAGAAACATCAGGCTGGCGGTGCCACACTATCTGGCCGATACCAAAGACGTCACAATATACGCGAGGGTGGCCGAGCCGGAGGAGAACGTCAAGCTCCGCTTCCCAGAGATTGGGAAAGAGATACGGCTGCCCTTCGTGAGGCCCTCCGAGATGATAAGAGTGAGGTTGAAGAGGGAAGAGATAGCCCGGGCCAAAGACAGAATCACCATGGAGGTCGTTCGTGATGAGTGA
- a CDS encoding NAD(P)/FAD-dependent oxidoreductase, translating into MKTRIAIIGAGVVGASIARVLSQYEGLNVHLIEKHADAGMGVSKANTGIIHPGHEDDPEKHPLRAKLCVEGNRLWYQWTKELGIPAKWPGELMVALEEEDMKVAEYYLELAQRNGVPGVRLVDREELLRLEPNVNPNAAGALWAPTAGVMSSPIAAVALTENAVDNGVKFHPETEVRGIKVENGEVRGVETNQGFIEADIVINAAGLYADRISAMAGIDHFTIRPRRGEYYIFDDDAEPKVRRIVHQTPTPTTKGVYVITEMNDGVMIGPTAEDLPEDAKDDTSTTKEGLEFVWEMAKKLVRGLPPRSKVIRTFAGLRPEPPDGRWIIEAYDDPWGFINVAGIRSPGLTAAPAIAHYVVEELIRGKLDVKLAKKSHWNPYRDAFWFKVLPREKQAELIKKNPSYGRIVCMCRTITEGDIVDIIHRMKRMGVRTISLDGVKLRSGVMAGTCQGSFCRVRIANIIARETGTPLWKVTLKGEGTEYGIGDIKVLLRGENDEE; encoded by the coding sequence ATGAAGACACGGATCGCAATAATCGGTGCCGGCGTCGTCGGGGCGTCGATAGCGCGCGTTCTCAGCCAGTACGAGGGACTCAATGTTCATCTAATCGAGAAACACGCCGATGCCGGGATGGGCGTCAGCAAGGCCAACACGGGAATAATCCACCCCGGACACGAGGATGACCCCGAAAAGCATCCCCTGAGGGCGAAGCTCTGCGTCGAGGGGAACAGGCTCTGGTACCAGTGGACCAAGGAGCTTGGCATCCCCGCGAAGTGGCCGGGCGAGCTCATGGTTGCCCTCGAAGAGGAGGATATGAAGGTTGCCGAGTACTACCTGGAGCTTGCACAGAGGAACGGCGTTCCTGGTGTCAGGCTCGTTGACCGGGAGGAGCTCCTGAGGCTCGAACCCAACGTCAACCCAAACGCTGCGGGAGCGCTGTGGGCACCCACCGCGGGAGTCATGTCCTCGCCGATAGCAGCCGTGGCTCTCACTGAGAACGCCGTTGACAACGGGGTTAAGTTCCACCCGGAGACCGAAGTGCGCGGAATAAAGGTGGAGAACGGGGAGGTTAGGGGTGTTGAAACAAACCAGGGGTTCATCGAGGCGGACATCGTCATAAACGCCGCCGGCCTCTACGCGGACAGAATCTCTGCCATGGCAGGCATAGACCACTTCACGATACGCCCAAGGAGGGGCGAGTACTACATCTTCGACGACGATGCCGAACCCAAGGTCAGGAGGATAGTCCACCAGACGCCGACCCCGACCACAAAGGGCGTCTACGTCATCACCGAGATGAACGATGGGGTTATGATAGGGCCCACCGCCGAGGACCTGCCGGAGGATGCGAAGGACGACACCTCTACCACCAAGGAGGGGCTGGAGTTCGTATGGGAGATGGCGAAGAAGCTGGTTAGGGGACTACCGCCCAGGAGCAAGGTGATAAGAACCTTTGCTGGCCTGAGACCAGAGCCACCGGACGGCAGGTGGATAATAGAGGCCTACGACGACCCCTGGGGCTTCATAAACGTTGCTGGAATAAGGTCGCCCGGACTGACTGCGGCTCCAGCGATAGCGCACTACGTTGTTGAGGAGCTGATTCGGGGCAAACTGGACGTGAAGCTGGCCAAAAAGTCCCACTGGAACCCCTACAGGGACGCCTTCTGGTTCAAGGTTCTGCCGCGGGAGAAGCAGGCGGAGCTGATAAAGAAGAACCCCTCCTACGGAAGGATAGTCTGCATGTGCCGCACGATAACGGAGGGCGACATAGTGGACATAATACACCGCATGAAGCGGATGGGCGTTAGAACCATCAGCCTCGACGGCGTCAAGCTGAGGAGCGGCGTCATGGCCGGAACCTGCCAAGGTTCCTTCTGCAGGGTGAGGATAGCCAACATCATAGCCAGAGAAACCGGAACCCCGCTCTGGAAGGTTACCCTGAAGGGAGAGGGAACGGAGTACGGCATCGGCGACATAAAGGTTCTCCTCAGGGGTGAGAACGATGAGGAGTGA
- the arcC gene encoding carbamate kinase, with protein MKRVVIALGGNAILQRGQKGTYEEQMANVMKTAKQIVDIILDGDYEVVITHGNGPQVGALLLHMDAGQAAHGIPAQPMDVAGAMTQGQIGYMIQQAIRNELKRRGIEKPVATIVTQTLVDKNDPAFQHPSKPVGPFYDEETAKKLAKEKGWVVIEDSGRGWRRVVPSPDPMGHVEAPVIVDLVEKGFIVIASGGGGVPVIEEDGQLKGVEAVIDKDLAGERLAEEVKADIFMILTDVNGAAVNFGKPDERWLGKVTVEELKKYYEEGHFKKGSMGPKVLAAIRFVEWGGERAVIAALDRAVEALEGKTGTQVIKG; from the coding sequence ATGAAGAGAGTTGTCATAGCCTTGGGCGGTAACGCTATTCTCCAGCGAGGCCAGAAGGGAACCTACGAGGAGCAGATGGCCAACGTCATGAAGACGGCCAAGCAGATAGTGGATATAATCCTTGACGGTGACTATGAGGTTGTAATCACCCACGGTAACGGGCCGCAGGTCGGCGCGCTCCTCCTCCACATGGACGCCGGTCAGGCCGCCCACGGCATTCCCGCACAGCCAATGGACGTTGCAGGTGCGATGACCCAGGGGCAGATAGGATACATGATACAGCAGGCGATAAGGAACGAGCTGAAGAGGCGCGGAATAGAGAAGCCCGTGGCGACGATAGTCACTCAGACCCTCGTTGATAAGAACGACCCCGCATTCCAGCACCCGAGCAAGCCGGTTGGGCCCTTCTACGACGAAGAAACGGCGAAGAAGCTCGCAAAGGAGAAGGGCTGGGTCGTGATCGAGGACTCGGGCAGGGGGTGGAGGCGCGTTGTGCCGAGTCCCGACCCGATGGGGCACGTCGAGGCGCCTGTGATAGTTGACCTGGTGGAAAAGGGCTTCATCGTCATAGCCAGCGGTGGCGGCGGGGTTCCCGTCATCGAGGAGGACGGCCAGCTTAAGGGCGTGGAGGCCGTTATAGACAAGGACCTGGCTGGAGAGAGGCTCGCCGAGGAGGTAAAGGCGGACATCTTCATGATCCTCACGGACGTGAACGGGGCCGCGGTGAACTTCGGAAAACCCGACGAGAGGTGGCTCGGAAAGGTCACGGTGGAGGAACTGAAGAAGTACTACGAGGAGGGACACTTCAAGAAGGGCAGCATGGGGCCGAAGGTCCTGGCGGCCATACGCTTCGTCGAGTGGGGCGGCGAGAGGGCCGTGATAGCGGCGCTCGACAGGGCCGTCGAGGCCCTCGAAGGGAAGACAGGAACGCAGGTCATAAAGGGCTGA
- a CDS encoding NAD(P)/FAD-dependent oxidoreductase, giving the protein MRAVVIGSGIGGLLTASFLAKNGYEVTVLEKAPYVGGRFTNLEYRGFGLSTGAFHMLPHGEDGPLAHLLKLLNADVQIVNSNPKGMILYGGKTFHYRDGWKYLSLTEKARATKLLLDIKRNKLPTGEEAGMSGREWIRERIGDNEFVDLFIKSFLGWADSVLDVPAGELAREIKAALRWGGPGLVRGGCRAITGELARLTKANGGKVLTRKRVVEIDPEAKRVFTSDGDELNYDVLISNIGIRETVELIGRDNFDREYLKRVDSLKPSEGIKYNVALKGEPRIGNTVVFTLDTERINGYNEPSSISPELAPKGYTLVMLHHALQSKNVKAEQRKGLDDIHRIFPNLDEEGEILLVQTYLDGNPVNRVASGQTVEDFPIGDVYIVGDAYKPPGGIEVEGIALGVMRTLERLGLGNFSEWYL; this is encoded by the coding sequence ATGAGGGCAGTTGTAATAGGCTCTGGAATCGGCGGCCTTCTGACGGCCTCGTTCCTGGCCAAAAACGGTTACGAGGTCACCGTTCTTGAGAAGGCCCCATATGTCGGCGGCCGCTTCACCAACCTGGAATACAGGGGCTTTGGCCTCTCCACCGGCGCTTTCCACATGCTCCCCCACGGCGAGGACGGCCCCCTGGCCCACCTCCTTAAGCTCCTCAACGCGGACGTTCAAATCGTGAACTCGAATCCAAAGGGCATGATTCTCTACGGGGGAAAAACCTTCCACTACCGCGATGGCTGGAAGTATCTGAGCTTGACCGAGAAGGCCAGGGCTACAAAGCTTCTTCTCGACATCAAGAGGAACAAACTGCCAACCGGCGAAGAGGCCGGGATGAGTGGCCGCGAGTGGATAAGGGAAAGGATCGGCGACAACGAGTTCGTCGACCTCTTCATCAAGAGCTTCCTTGGCTGGGCCGACAGCGTCTTGGACGTTCCGGCGGGAGAGCTGGCGAGGGAGATAAAGGCGGCGCTGAGATGGGGCGGGCCTGGACTGGTCAGGGGCGGCTGCAGGGCGATAACCGGCGAGCTGGCGAGGCTCACGAAAGCCAACGGTGGAAAAGTCCTCACGAGGAAGAGGGTCGTCGAGATCGACCCCGAGGCGAAGAGGGTCTTTACCTCCGACGGCGACGAGCTAAACTACGACGTTCTCATCTCCAACATCGGCATCAGGGAGACCGTCGAGCTGATCGGCAGGGACAACTTCGACCGCGAGTACCTCAAAAGGGTGGACTCGCTGAAGCCGAGCGAGGGCATAAAATACAACGTTGCCTTAAAAGGTGAACCGAGGATAGGCAACACCGTCGTCTTCACCCTAGATACCGAGAGGATAAACGGCTACAACGAGCCATCCAGTATTTCCCCGGAGCTCGCTCCCAAGGGCTACACCCTGGTGATGCTCCACCACGCCCTCCAGTCAAAGAACGTCAAGGCCGAGCAGAGAAAGGGCCTCGATGACATCCACCGCATCTTCCCGAACCTCGACGAGGAAGGGGAGATTCTGCTCGTCCAGACCTACCTCGATGGGAATCCCGTCAACAGGGTTGCCAGCGGCCAGACCGTCGAGGACTTCCCGATAGGCGATGTTTACATCGTCGGCGACGCCTACAAGCCGCCCGGAGGAATCGAGGTTGAGGGCATAGCTCTCGGCGTCATGAGGACACTTGAGAGGCTCGGCCTGGGGAACTTTTCGGAGTGGTACCTCTGA
- the gor gene encoding glyceraldehyde-3-phosphate:ferredoxin oxidoreductase, whose translation MKFTVLRINLNEGKVESEELEKEGIYGVIDYGIEVHENLETHSLEPYDPKNVVVMGMGPFSGSTLPGAHRLMFFFRSPLYGTLFPSAMGGAAYTFKNVGVDFVAFEGKAEKPVVVLLYNDGENVRVELHAIELEKVVEIWRGYEGEEGVYALTQYLIDTFGDRFDFEYRIAVVGPASLNTNYGAIFSQALRKGERLVGSEDWAARGGSGSVLMRAHNVVGIIFGGKPRRRSFPGEDIGSFKTSKDIVEGVHKKPYNEIIAEKTTKYRFNPKLNTGGTFGGNYPAEGDFVPILNWQMPYIPKEERIKIHENIMKHYWEPFNEEAIKPKNWTTCGEPCPVVCKKHRRGHHVEYEPYEANGPLSGSISLRASDISVHAADAMGFDAIEFGGTAAWVLELVHRGLLRPEEVGISGKPEFTKEALLERPVEASEVNAKLVAELAHRVAFAENEVAKVIGLGKRKASVIFDEMFKDRLKYGESFKDYGVFVPLGENGEMTPTMYWAIGNYIPLPIQGRYWTFYQFGVFLEPEELAQKIIASALWEFWYDNVGWCRFHRGWMKPVLKALFMDAYGANVDMEEHARKQIKRLIEYARRAGYTPVFWDSMRVIDLVAAGSEEFGNERWAEKFRIDKVGTAKEYLERVLEAYSEALGVDWRL comes from the coding sequence ATGAAGTTCACGGTTCTCAGGATCAACCTGAACGAAGGAAAGGTCGAAAGCGAGGAGCTGGAGAAGGAGGGAATATACGGGGTCATAGACTACGGGATAGAGGTTCACGAGAACCTCGAAACCCACAGCCTCGAACCCTACGACCCGAAGAACGTCGTCGTCATGGGGATGGGGCCCTTCTCAGGCTCAACCCTGCCCGGGGCCCACAGGCTCATGTTCTTCTTCCGTTCCCCCCTCTACGGAACGCTCTTCCCTTCGGCCATGGGTGGAGCCGCCTACACATTCAAAAACGTCGGGGTTGACTTTGTGGCCTTTGAGGGCAAGGCCGAGAAGCCGGTAGTGGTTCTCCTGTACAACGACGGGGAAAACGTGAGGGTGGAGCTCCACGCGATAGAACTTGAGAAGGTCGTTGAAATCTGGAGGGGCTACGAGGGAGAGGAAGGGGTTTATGCCCTCACACAGTACCTCATCGATACCTTCGGCGATAGGTTCGACTTCGAGTACCGCATAGCCGTTGTCGGGCCTGCTTCGCTCAACACCAACTACGGCGCCATATTCTCCCAGGCACTCAGGAAGGGAGAGAGGCTCGTGGGCAGCGAGGACTGGGCTGCGAGGGGAGGCTCCGGAAGCGTTCTCATGAGGGCACACAACGTTGTCGGAATAATCTTCGGAGGAAAGCCGAGGAGAAGAAGCTTCCCGGGCGAGGACATCGGCAGCTTCAAGACCTCCAAGGACATCGTCGAGGGAGTACACAAGAAGCCCTACAACGAGATAATAGCCGAGAAAACGACCAAATACCGCTTCAACCCCAAGCTCAACACAGGAGGGACCTTCGGCGGCAACTACCCGGCGGAGGGCGACTTCGTGCCCATCCTGAACTGGCAGATGCCCTACATCCCGAAGGAGGAGCGCATAAAAATCCACGAGAACATAATGAAACACTACTGGGAGCCCTTCAACGAGGAGGCCATAAAGCCCAAGAACTGGACGACCTGCGGCGAGCCGTGTCCGGTCGTGTGCAAGAAGCACCGCAGGGGACACCACGTCGAGTATGAGCCCTACGAGGCCAACGGGCCGCTGAGCGGAAGCATAAGCCTCCGTGCCAGCGACATAAGCGTCCACGCGGCAGACGCAATGGGCTTCGACGCGATAGAGTTTGGAGGAACTGCGGCGTGGGTTCTTGAGCTCGTCCACCGCGGTCTGCTGAGGCCCGAGGAGGTTGGCATAAGCGGAAAGCCGGAGTTCACGAAGGAGGCGCTCCTTGAGAGACCCGTCGAGGCGAGCGAGGTCAACGCCAAACTCGTGGCGGAGCTGGCCCACCGTGTGGCCTTCGCCGAAAACGAGGTAGCCAAGGTGATCGGCCTCGGCAAGAGGAAGGCGAGCGTGATCTTTGACGAGATGTTCAAGGACAGGCTGAAGTACGGCGAGAGCTTCAAGGACTACGGCGTCTTTGTTCCGCTCGGCGAGAACGGGGAGATGACGCCGACGATGTACTGGGCTATAGGCAACTACATACCGCTCCCAATCCAGGGCCGCTACTGGACGTTCTACCAGTTTGGCGTCTTCCTTGAGCCGGAGGAGCTCGCCCAGAAGATAATCGCCTCGGCTCTCTGGGAGTTCTGGTACGACAACGTCGGCTGGTGCCGCTTCCACAGGGGATGGATGAAGCCGGTCCTTAAAGCACTGTTCATGGACGCATACGGAGCCAACGTGGACATGGAGGAGCACGCCAGGAAGCAGATCAAGAGGCTCATCGAATACGCCAGGAGAGCGGGCTACACGCCTGTCTTCTGGGACAGTATGAGGGTCATTGACCTCGTTGCTGCCGGCAGCGAGGAGTTCGGTAACGAGCGCTGGGCAGAGAAGTTCAGAATCGACAAAGTCGGCACCGCCAAGGAATACCTCGAAAGGGTCCTTGAAGCGTACAGCGAGGCCCTCGGTGTTGACTGGCGCCTCTGA
- the arcS gene encoding archaeosine synthase subunit alpha — MEVLRHEGPGRLGLVRIGEHTFRTPALVGVDFTLSPFNSFFHPSEPGNYDFNLAPSIPLGFYTPDDVIEKALGRLWSVNYGGFNAFYLPALRRTEYLEEFFKIIERYNFDAVYLGNSKILIKEYRYFVRILRELRERFPNVMIIADLEPFFYPLAVYLGVDAFDTRSLKLYDFEGKGFTQYSPFIWSDEPNSLNFARRTILEVRKALERGKLRYLVENYFPTQYNAGILRIADLEHGDYLEKYTPIQKDTVYFISDASIRRPEVKRWHSRVAERFTPPENTELVLLFPCSAKKPYSFSRSHTLYRKAVKEALGSGVSKVHELILTSPFGVVPREWEWLAKYDIVVTGHWGEEEIKPAAKLLAKTLEKYPKDVPIIAHLDEAYVEIAKLASEMTGREVIFTEVKNGTTSRESLESLKETLREFELEGTKEDRTYRYFEGIRKVFDFYFGAGAGEAVLPENGKVKGSKMLRLFVDNQQTGTFKDGVISVTPFGMQRIYDAVGGYWVKVDFELRGDVFAVGVDEADPVIRPDDIVGVVRDGRVVGVGKAVLSGEEMVRAKKGVAVKVRKRA; from the coding sequence ATGGAGGTGCTCAGACACGAGGGGCCCGGAAGGCTGGGTCTCGTAAGGATTGGAGAGCATACATTCCGGACACCAGCCCTAGTGGGGGTAGACTTCACACTATCCCCCTTCAACTCCTTCTTCCATCCCTCCGAACCCGGGAATTACGACTTCAATCTGGCCCCATCCATACCTCTCGGCTTCTACACGCCGGATGACGTTATAGAGAAGGCCCTTGGGAGGCTCTGGAGCGTAAACTACGGGGGATTTAACGCCTTCTACCTGCCCGCTTTGAGGAGGACGGAATATCTGGAGGAGTTCTTCAAGATAATCGAGCGGTACAACTTTGACGCCGTCTATCTCGGCAACTCGAAGATTTTAATCAAGGAGTACCGCTACTTCGTGAGAATCCTGCGCGAACTCCGCGAGAGGTTCCCCAACGTTATGATCATAGCCGACCTTGAGCCCTTCTTCTACCCCCTAGCGGTATACCTCGGCGTCGATGCCTTCGACACCCGCTCGCTTAAGCTCTACGACTTCGAGGGGAAGGGCTTCACCCAGTACAGCCCCTTCATCTGGAGCGATGAGCCCAACTCCCTCAACTTCGCCAGACGAACCATCCTGGAGGTCAGAAAGGCCCTTGAGAGAGGGAAGCTCCGCTACCTGGTGGAGAACTACTTCCCGACCCAGTACAACGCTGGAATCCTCCGTATAGCCGACCTGGAGCACGGGGATTACCTTGAAAAGTACACTCCGATACAGAAGGATACTGTCTACTTCATAAGCGACGCCTCGATAAGGAGGCCAGAGGTGAAGCGCTGGCACTCGCGCGTCGCCGAGCGCTTTACCCCGCCGGAGAACACCGAGCTGGTCTTACTCTTCCCCTGCTCTGCCAAAAAGCCCTACTCCTTCTCCCGCTCACACACCCTCTACAGGAAAGCTGTGAAAGAGGCCCTCGGCTCCGGCGTTTCCAAAGTCCACGAGCTGATATTAACTTCTCCCTTCGGCGTCGTTCCAAGGGAGTGGGAGTGGCTGGCCAAGTACGACATAGTCGTCACCGGCCACTGGGGCGAGGAGGAGATAAAACCGGCCGCCAAGTTACTTGCCAAGACCCTCGAAAAGTATCCGAAGGACGTCCCCATCATAGCCCACCTCGATGAGGCCTACGTCGAGATAGCCAAGCTCGCCTCCGAGATGACAGGAAGGGAGGTAATCTTCACCGAGGTAAAGAACGGCACGACGAGCAGGGAGAGCCTCGAATCTCTCAAGGAGACTCTGAGGGAGTTCGAGCTTGAGGGGACAAAGGAGGACAGGACCTACCGCTACTTCGAGGGCATAAGGAAAGTCTTCGACTTCTACTTCGGCGCCGGTGCCGGAGAGGCCGTCCTCCCGGAGAACGGGAAGGTCAAGGGCTCGAAGATGCTCCGCCTCTTTGTGGACAACCAGCAGACGGGAACGTTCAAGGACGGCGTCATAAGCGTCACGCCCTTCGGCATGCAGAGGATATACGACGCCGTCGGAGGCTACTGGGTAAAGGTGGACTTCGAGCTCCGCGGCGACGTCTTTGCTGTGGGCGTTGACGAGGCAGATCCTGTGATAAGGCCCGACGACATCGTCGGCGTCGTCAGGGACGGTAGAGTGGTGGGTGTAGGAAAGGCCGTTCTGAGCGGCGAAGAGATGGTGAGGGCAAAGAAGGGCGTGGCCGTCAAGGTGAGGAAGAGGGCGTAA
- a CDS encoding DUF1667 domain-containing protein: MSETKKFRLTCIVCPLGCTVEVTMEGDKITGVEGFTCPRGKDYAIQEVREPKRIVMSVVRVKGGRFPTVAVKSDRPVPKNLIPEIMRKLADVEVEAPVSVGQVIIENVLGTGANIVATREA; this comes from the coding sequence ATGAGTGAGACCAAGAAGTTCAGGCTGACCTGCATCGTCTGTCCCCTGGGCTGTACAGTGGAGGTGACCATGGAGGGCGACAAGATAACCGGAGTCGAGGGCTTCACATGTCCAAGGGGGAAGGACTACGCGATACAGGAAGTCAGAGAGCCAAAGCGCATCGTCATGAGTGTCGTGAGGGTGAAGGGGGGAAGGTTTCCCACCGTTGCCGTCAAGAGCGACAGGCCAGTTCCCAAGAACCTCATACCGGAGATCATGCGAAAGCTCGCGGATGTCGAGGTCGAGGCACCGGTCAGTGTGGGACAGGTCATAATAGAAAACGTCCTCGGAACCGGGGCAAACATAGTGGCCACGAGGGAAGCGTAG